From the Cryptomeria japonica chromosome 2, Sugi_1.0, whole genome shotgun sequence genome, one window contains:
- the LOC131859834 gene encoding NADPH-dependent alkenal/one oxidoreductase, chloroplastic-like: MRQVPANSVILNYFALLKSAIIVSQLLCFIGNKTISLSGKQMKQPVQSIGQAAEKWAHGSAGVSCTQARNTKQVGTLAEFTVAEEHLLALKPTNLSFEEAMSLTLAILTALQAFDTIDFQKGQRVFIVGGVGYVGTLAIQLAKHVFEASRIVSTCNARKEEFVKSLDCHLLGFWIFIVAEGFSGYIALKSFNLVKNLRYRKNGFVFPSLFMF; this comes from the exons ATGCGTCAAGTTCCTGCCAATAGTGTG ATTTTGAACTACTTTGCTTTATTGAAATCTGCTATAATAGTTTCTCAACTACTATGTTTTATTGGAAATAAAACTATTTCATTGTCTGGCAAACAAATGAAACAACCCGTTCAGAGCATTGGACAGGCAGCTGAAAAGTGGGCACATG GCAGTGCCGGGGTGTCATGTACGCAGGCAAGAAACACTAAGCAGGTGGGCACTCTGGCAGAGTTCACGGTGGCGGAAGAGCATCTGTTGGCGTTGAAGCCCACCAATTTGTCTTTCGAGGAAGCTATGAGTTTAACACTTGCGATCTTAACCGCACTGCAGGCATTCGATACAATTGATTTTCAAAAGGGACAGCGCGTTTTTATTGTGGGAGGAGTAGGCTACGTCGGCACTCTGGCGATTCAGCTGGCAAAGCATGTTTTCGAAGCTTCTAGAATTGTTTCGACTTGCAATGCAAGGAAAGAGGAGTTTGTGAAAAGTCTGGATTGTCATTTGCTTGGGTTTTGGATTTTTATAGTCGCAGAAGGGTTTTCAGGTTATATTGCTTTGAAGTCATTCAATTTGGTTAAAAATTTGAGGTACAGGAAGAATGGCTTCGTTTTCCCGTCCCTTTTCATGTTCTAA